A single genomic interval of Lacrimispora sphenoides JCM 1415 harbors:
- a CDS encoding hydrogenase maturation nickel metallochaperone HypA has protein sequence MHELGVLNSMVHTIERIVKEQNITEVRKLVIEVGELSGIVPRYLEQSWPAASYKTFMEKTELELIVIPGIVKCKGCGRVFNAVYSDLNCPGCGSMDMEILEGDDMIIKEIVCN, from the coding sequence ATGCATGAGCTTGGTGTATTAAACTCTATGGTCCACACCATTGAGCGTATCGTAAAGGAGCAGAATATAACAGAGGTCCGCAAGCTTGTCATCGAAGTTGGCGAGCTTTCCGGTATCGTGCCCAGATACTTAGAGCAAAGCTGGCCTGCTGCCTCCTATAAGACTTTTATGGAAAAGACAGAACTGGAACTTATCGTCATTCCCGGTATTGTTAAATGTAAAGGCTGCGGCAGGGTATTTAATGCCGTTTACAGTGATTTAAATTGCCCTGGCTGCGGCAGTATGGATATGGAAATCCTGGAAGGTGACGACATGATAATTAAGGAAATCGTGTGTAACTAA
- a CDS encoding FAD-dependent oxidoreductase, whose amino-acid sequence MSELRPKIVRLAKMVGGIAGAMNKIDENSPEYYALNCVVTDDMADIAMIIGLRKPRTFEYVAKRSGKSKKETKALLEQLAYTGVAKVWKDKEDHKERFFVNIFAPGMLEMMVNNREQLNEHPEIGKAFEEYTRLRLAPMAAKFPQGMAMMRVIPVEEAIKDIPGTKPWERLSYYLDKYDTFTVSDCSCRQSRRVLDEGCGHLEKDICIQMGEGAEYYIKTGRGRQISREEAKEIIKFAENNGLMHEMPHTDGLGESAAICNCCGCSCFSLRLATLFNTPDSIRSNFTAKVKKENCVACGQCVENCPVNALKLGQKLCSKTPVAIKAEPTARDHVWRESNWNVDYRENRKDVAEEGTSPCKTACPAHISVQGYIKLAASGRYHEALELIKKENPFPAVCGRICPHSCESECTRGDIDEPVSIDEIKKFIADKELDGSIRYIPPMRYHLGNKIAVVGSGPSGLSCAYYLAIDGYQVTVFEKEEKLGGMLTLGIPSFRLEKEVLNAEIDVLREMGVTFKTGIEVGKDITLNELRKEGYEAFYLAIGAQGGRSLGIEGEDAEGVISGVDFLRNVNLGRKAELSGNVVVIGGGNVAIDVARTGVRQGAAAVNLYCLESTSEMPALPDEIAEAEEDNVSFHNGWGPKRILTEDGKVTGVEFKRCISVFDEDQRFAPKYDENDTITVEADTVLLSIGQTIEWGGLLSESKVELGRGGTAKADSLTLQTSEPDVFVGGDCFTGPQFAIHAIAAGKEGAISIHRYVQPGQSLVFGRDRREYHAFDKNNVAIGLQDFDTTPRQRPGHSPEKKGSFYDERMTFTEEQLKKETERCLGCGAVEIDSYMCIGCGMCTTKCKFDAIHLERTYNTVPNTYEKLPVKIAANAIVRTGKIAATTLKEGIGRRS is encoded by the coding sequence ATGAGTGAATTAAGACCTAAAATTGTAAGACTGGCGAAGATGGTAGGCGGTATAGCCGGAGCCATGAACAAAATCGATGAGAATTCTCCCGAATACTACGCTCTAAACTGTGTCGTAACAGATGACATGGCTGATATTGCTATGATTATCGGGCTGCGTAAACCACGAACCTTCGAATATGTTGCCAAGCGCTCCGGAAAGAGTAAAAAAGAGACAAAGGCCCTCTTAGAGCAGCTGGCCTACACAGGAGTCGCCAAAGTATGGAAGGATAAGGAAGATCATAAAGAACGGTTTTTTGTGAATATATTTGCCCCCGGTATGTTAGAAATGATGGTAAATAACCGTGAACAGCTTAACGAACATCCTGAAATCGGCAAAGCCTTCGAAGAATATACCAGACTGCGTCTTGCGCCTATGGCAGCAAAATTCCCTCAAGGCATGGCAATGATGCGCGTCATTCCAGTCGAAGAGGCCATCAAAGATATCCCTGGTACAAAGCCCTGGGAACGTCTCTCTTATTACCTGGATAAATATGATACGTTCACGGTATCTGACTGCTCCTGCCGCCAGTCACGCCGTGTACTGGATGAGGGCTGCGGCCATCTGGAAAAAGACATCTGTATCCAGATGGGTGAAGGTGCCGAATACTACATAAAAACAGGCAGAGGCCGCCAGATATCACGGGAAGAAGCAAAAGAAATTATTAAATTTGCAGAAAATAACGGCCTGATGCATGAAATGCCCCATACCGACGGACTTGGTGAATCAGCGGCAATCTGCAACTGCTGTGGCTGCTCCTGCTTCTCCCTGCGTCTTGCAACCCTTTTTAATACTCCGGATTCCATACGTTCCAACTTCACTGCCAAGGTAAAAAAGGAAAACTGTGTAGCCTGCGGACAGTGTGTGGAAAATTGTCCGGTTAATGCTTTAAAACTTGGCCAGAAACTCTGTTCCAAAACGCCTGTTGCCATAAAGGCTGAACCTACCGCACGTGACCATGTCTGGAGAGAAAGCAACTGGAATGTGGATTACCGTGAGAACCGTAAAGATGTTGCAGAAGAAGGCACATCTCCTTGTAAAACTGCCTGCCCGGCTCATATTTCCGTACAGGGTTACATAAAGCTTGCTGCTTCCGGCCGCTACCATGAAGCATTAGAGCTGATAAAGAAAGAAAATCCTTTCCCTGCTGTCTGCGGACGCATCTGTCCTCATAGCTGTGAAAGCGAGTGCACCCGCGGAGATATCGATGAACCGGTTTCCATCGATGAAATCAAAAAATTTATTGCGGATAAAGAGCTGGATGGTTCGATCCGCTATATTCCGCCTATGCGTTATCACCTTGGAAATAAAATCGCAGTGGTCGGCTCCGGTCCTTCCGGTCTTTCCTGTGCATATTACCTGGCAATTGATGGTTATCAGGTAACCGTATTTGAAAAGGAAGAAAAACTTGGCGGTATGCTTACCCTTGGTATTCCCTCTTTCCGCCTGGAAAAGGAGGTTCTTAATGCTGAAATAGACGTTCTGCGTGAAATGGGTGTTACCTTTAAAACCGGAATTGAAGTCGGAAAAGATATTACTCTTAATGAACTTCGGAAAGAAGGTTACGAAGCCTTCTATCTGGCAATCGGCGCACAGGGCGGCAGAAGTCTTGGCATTGAAGGGGAGGATGCTGAAGGTGTTATCTCCGGCGTTGATTTCCTTCGCAATGTAAACCTTGGAAGAAAGGCGGAGCTTTCCGGTAATGTAGTTGTGATCGGCGGCGGAAATGTAGCAATTGATGTAGCCCGTACAGGGGTAAGACAGGGAGCCGCAGCTGTTAATCTTTACTGTCTGGAAAGTACCAGTGAAATGCCGGCATTACCGGATGAGATTGCAGAGGCTGAGGAAGATAATGTTTCCTTTCATAATGGCTGGGGTCCTAAGCGTATCCTGACAGAAGATGGAAAGGTGACTGGTGTAGAATTTAAGCGCTGCATCAGTGTATTTGACGAAGACCAGCGTTTCGCTCCAAAGTACGATGAAAATGATACCATTACTGTGGAAGCTGATACCGTACTGCTTTCCATTGGCCAGACCATTGAGTGGGGCGGACTTCTCTCAGAAAGTAAGGTGGAGCTTGGACGCGGCGGTACTGCCAAAGCTGACAGTCTGACCTTACAGACTTCGGAACCGGACGTTTTTGTTGGCGGTGACTGTTTTACCGGACCCCAATTTGCGATCCATGCCATTGCAGCCGGAAAAGAAGGTGCAATCTCTATTCACCGTTATGTACAGCCGGGACAGTCTCTTGTCTTTGGCCGTGACCGCCGGGAATACCATGCTTTTGATAAAAATAACGTTGCTATCGGATTACAGGATTTTGATACGACACCCCGCCAGAGACCAGGCCATTCTCCTGAAAAAAAGGGCAGCTTCTATGATGAACGTATGACCTTCACAGAGGAACAGTTAAAGAAAGAGACGGAACGCTGCCTTGGTTGTGGTGCGGTAGAAATCGACAGTTATATGTGTATTGGCTGCGGCATGTGTACCACCAAATGCAAATTTGATGCAATTCATTTAGAGCGCACCTATAACACGGTTCCAAATACCTATGAAAAACTTCCTGTCAAGATTGCCGCCAACGCCATTGTTCGTACCGGAAAGATTGCTGCAACCACCCTCAAAGAAGGCATTGGCAGAAGAAGCTAA
- a CDS encoding FadR/GntR family transcriptional regulator, producing MEFQKLSALSLKEMFICQIRDMILSGHIPVGSKLPPEREIARQMQVSRAVVNSGFAELEKQGFLEVHPRQGVFVADYGKNGNINTLNAIMEYHGDTLGQAEIYSILEVRRALEHLATDSIIKNSTNEDILGLEGLLVEVADATTIEVTVSATFSFHHRLSVISGNSIIPLIYISFKPVVTQLWKRFCLRYGKEALYDSVLCLYKCLKERDAEAARRCTDKQLDEALEGGHQIY from the coding sequence ATGGAATTTCAGAAACTTAGCGCTTTGAGCCTAAAAGAAATGTTTATTTGTCAGATTCGGGACATGATTTTATCAGGGCATATCCCTGTTGGAAGTAAATTACCTCCTGAAAGGGAGATCGCGAGGCAGATGCAGGTTAGCCGTGCAGTGGTCAACAGTGGGTTCGCAGAACTTGAAAAACAGGGTTTTTTGGAAGTGCATCCAAGGCAGGGGGTATTTGTAGCAGATTATGGCAAGAACGGAAATATCAATACCTTAAATGCCATTATGGAATATCACGGAGATACGCTTGGGCAAGCAGAAATTTACTCAATTCTTGAAGTACGCCGGGCACTGGAACATCTGGCAACGGATTCGATTATAAAGAATTCTACGAATGAGGATATTCTTGGATTAGAAGGATTATTAGTGGAAGTTGCTGATGCAACTACGATTGAAGTAACGGTCTCAGCCACCTTTTCTTTTCATCACAGACTTTCCGTTATCAGCGGAAACAGTATTATACCTTTAATTTACATATCTTTTAAACCTGTTGTAACACAGCTTTGGAAGCGCTTTTGTCTGCGCTACGGGAAAGAGGCACTATACGATAGCGTACTTTGTTTATATAAATGCCTCAAAGAGCGTGATGCAGAGGCAGCAAGAAGATGTACCGATAAACAGCTGGATGAGGCCTTGGAAGGTGGGCATCAGATATATTAA
- a CDS encoding TIM-barrel domain-containing protein has translation MTRNKVKGVTIELGETTLIYKNVTPNIICCNCFKRGHEADRSALGIGVTETEDLKYDITESAYTLRNRNIQAEIDRISGNVRWTSAGSGKLLFTETGRELEEIPVYHYTTNGEKPDIEHVKTVDGERNFVSNLVRKEVRTAYRGKIYFAWQEEEQLHGFGQGEEGIYNYKGTTQYLYQHNMRNPVPFMISDRGYGILFDCGSLMTFNDDSRGAYLHFDTVDQLRYYIIYGEDFDEIIAGYRSLTGRAPMLPKWSFGYIQSKESYRTQEELIDVALEYRKRKIPIDGIVQDWNTWEEGKWGNKVLDKSRYPDFAAATAALHREHVHVMLSVWPNLNSGTENYEEFLEKGLLLNDFATYDAFNPEGRKVYWEQLERELFSKGVDAWWCDSTEPFSGPDWKGRYRKEPWERFLLVGEEHKKYLDPAVANLYGTVHAKGIYENQRNVCQDKRVLNLTRSGYAGSQAYGTVLWSGDITATWETMKCQIREGLNFCMSGHPYWTLDAGGFFVVKDNWKKRGCGCHNDPEPKWFWQGGYELGVEDAAYRELYVRWLQFSLFLPMFRSHGTDTPREIWNFGEPGSMFYDAIEKCIRLRYRLLPYTYSLAGQIMLNDYTMFRSLLFDFMEDKIARSIDSQFMYGNSLLICPITEPMYYETGNRLLDRARQWKCYLPAGWGWYDFWTGKRYEGGQWIAVDGILDKIPVFIREGSIIPMEQGLEYAGEVSDNPFEFHVYEGKDGFFQLYEDSGDGYDYEKGIYNLISVSWNDTEKELCIGESKYAFPQSICGRSCVLYTSSRGKKGFSYNGKEIKIKIDGK, from the coding sequence ATGACGAGGAATAAGGTTAAGGGTGTTACCATAGAGCTGGGTGAGACAACGCTGATATATAAGAATGTTACTCCTAACATTATCTGCTGTAATTGTTTTAAGCGCGGACATGAGGCTGATCGATCTGCTCTGGGAATCGGGGTGACCGAGACTGAGGATTTGAAATATGATATTACAGAATCTGCCTATACGCTTAGGAATAGAAATATCCAGGCGGAGATTGATAGAATATCAGGAAATGTACGCTGGACTTCGGCCGGCTCAGGAAAGCTGCTATTTACGGAGACCGGTAGAGAATTGGAAGAAATACCGGTCTATCACTACACCACGAACGGAGAAAAACCGGATATAGAGCATGTGAAAACCGTAGACGGGGAACGGAATTTTGTGAGCAATCTGGTTCGTAAAGAAGTACGGACTGCTTACAGAGGAAAAATATATTTCGCATGGCAGGAAGAAGAACAGCTTCATGGCTTCGGGCAAGGGGAGGAAGGGATCTACAATTACAAGGGGACAACCCAATATCTGTATCAGCATAATATGAGAAATCCGGTTCCGTTTATGATTTCAGACAGAGGTTATGGAATCCTGTTTGACTGTGGTTCTTTGATGACCTTTAATGATGATTCCCGCGGCGCCTATCTCCACTTTGATACGGTGGATCAGCTCCGTTACTACATAATATATGGGGAGGATTTTGATGAAATAATCGCAGGCTACCGGAGCCTGACGGGTAGAGCACCGATGCTGCCGAAATGGTCTTTTGGATACATTCAGTCAAAGGAATCCTACCGGACGCAGGAGGAACTTATCGATGTAGCCTTAGAATACAGAAAAAGGAAAATTCCCATTGACGGTATTGTGCAGGATTGGAATACATGGGAGGAAGGAAAATGGGGAAATAAGGTTTTAGATAAATCCCGTTATCCGGATTTTGCGGCAGCCACGGCAGCTCTTCATAGGGAACACGTACATGTCATGTTGTCTGTGTGGCCGAATTTGAATTCAGGGACAGAAAATTATGAGGAGTTTCTGGAAAAGGGGTTATTGCTGAATGATTTTGCCACTTATGATGCTTTTAATCCGGAGGGAAGAAAGGTCTATTGGGAGCAGCTGGAACGGGAGCTGTTTTCCAAGGGTGTAGACGCATGGTGGTGTGATTCAACGGAGCCATTCAGCGGTCCCGACTGGAAAGGCAGATATAGAAAAGAACCGTGGGAACGATTTTTGCTTGTGGGAGAAGAGCATAAGAAATATCTCGATCCTGCCGTCGCGAATCTATATGGAACAGTTCATGCAAAGGGGATTTATGAGAACCAGAGAAATGTATGTCAGGATAAAAGGGTTTTAAACTTAACCAGATCTGGCTATGCGGGTTCTCAGGCATATGGAACCGTTCTGTGGTCTGGAGATATCACAGCAACTTGGGAAACAATGAAGTGCCAAATCCGGGAAGGATTGAATTTCTGCATGAGCGGTCATCCGTATTGGACCCTGGATGCAGGTGGATTCTTTGTGGTGAAAGATAATTGGAAAAAGCGGGGATGTGGATGTCACAATGACCCGGAACCAAAGTGGTTCTGGCAGGGTGGATACGAATTGGGAGTAGAGGATGCGGCTTATCGGGAGCTATATGTGAGATGGCTTCAGTTTTCCTTATTCCTTCCGATGTTCCGTTCCCATGGAACCGATACTCCCAGGGAGATATGGAATTTCGGTGAACCGGGCAGTATGTTTTATGATGCGATTGAGAAATGTATCCGACTGAGATATAGGCTGCTGCCGTATACCTACTCACTGGCCGGGCAGATAATGTTGAATGACTATACAATGTTTCGCAGCCTTTTATTTGATTTTATGGAGGATAAGATTGCCCGCTCTATAGATTCACAGTTTATGTATGGTAATTCGCTGTTGATTTGTCCGATAACGGAACCAATGTACTATGAGACTGGAAACCGTTTATTAGATCGTGCCAGACAGTGGAAGTGCTATCTTCCGGCAGGATGGGGATGGTATGATTTCTGGACAGGCAAGAGATATGAGGGCGGACAGTGGATTGCAGTTGATGGAATACTTGATAAAATACCGGTATTTATCAGGGAAGGATCTATTATTCCAATGGAGCAGGGACTGGAATATGCTGGAGAGGTTTCCGATAATCCATTTGAATTTCATGTTTATGAGGGAAAAGACGGATTTTTCCAATTGTATGAGGACTCCGGTGATGGATATGACTATGAGAAAGGAATATATAATCTCATATCTGTCTCTTGGAATGATACTGAAAAAGAACTGTGTATTGGCGAGAGTAAATATGCATTTCCGCAGTCAATCTGCGGACGAAGTTGTGTGCTCTATACATCTTCCAGAGGTAAGAAAGGCTTTTCTTATAATGGGAAAGAAATAAAAATAAAAATTGATGGTAAATAA
- a CDS encoding carbohydrate ABC transporter permease, with translation MKAKKRAAAVAANAMAWVITIISLIPLLLILFNSFKDSLAASEMNLKFPGFPIQWVNFSVVIEKGKLLTSFLNSCIYSAASVALCTILASMASYVFSRNRSKWNRFLYMYMVLGITMPVNYVALTKVMMFLHLNNSRLGIVLLYTAMQLPFSIFLIHGFVAKLPVDLDEAAVIDGCSPVRLFVSIILPLLKPAIATVVVLTFLNTWNEFVSPLYFLSSSAKWPMTLSVYNFFGMYFKDWNLVCADILLTSLPVILIYVLGQKYIVSGMTAGAVKG, from the coding sequence ATGAAGGCAAAAAAGCGGGCCGCGGCCGTTGCGGCCAATGCAATGGCATGGGTTATAACAATAATTTCACTTATTCCCTTACTGCTGATTTTATTTAATTCCTTTAAGGACAGTCTCGCAGCCTCTGAAATGAATCTTAAGTTCCCTGGTTTTCCGATTCAGTGGGTTAATTTCAGTGTTGTTATTGAAAAGGGAAAACTATTAACGTCTTTCTTAAACAGCTGTATATATTCGGCGGCTAGCGTTGCTTTATGTACCATATTAGCATCAATGGCGTCTTACGTGTTTTCAAGAAATCGTTCGAAATGGAATCGGTTTCTGTACATGTACATGGTGCTTGGAATAACCATGCCGGTTAATTATGTAGCATTGACCAAGGTGATGATGTTTCTGCACTTAAATAACTCAAGATTGGGTATCGTGCTTTTGTATACGGCAATGCAACTGCCATTTTCCATATTCCTGATACATGGATTTGTGGCTAAATTACCTGTGGATCTTGATGAGGCTGCTGTAATTGATGGCTGCAGTCCGGTGCGGCTGTTTGTGTCAATTATCCTGCCGCTTTTAAAGCCTGCCATTGCAACGGTAGTTGTTCTTACCTTTTTGAATACATGGAATGAATTTGTCTCACCGCTGTATTTTTTAAGCAGCTCCGCAAAATGGCCCATGACATTATCGGTTTACAACTTTTTTGGTATGTATTTTAAGGACTGGAACCTGGTATGTGCTGATATTTTATTGACCAGCCTTCCGGTAATCCTGATTTATGTCCTGGGACAGAAATATATCGTTTCCGGTATGACCGCCGGAGCTGTGAAAGGATAA
- the hypB gene encoding hydrogenase nickel incorporation protein HypB, with translation MEDFKVLEIKTSVFADNNIQAGKLREELKEKKVFLLNLMSSPGAGKTTTLTRTINALKNDFNIGVMEADIDSDVDARTIQQTGVKAIQLHTGGMCHLDAEMTRQGLEGLDTEGLDLVILENVGNLVCPAEFDTGAVKNAMILSVPEGDDKPLKYPLMFSICDVILINKMDVMPYFNFDMEKCKANIRLRNPNAVIIPISALKDEGIKEWTDWLSNAVKSWCE, from the coding sequence ATGGAAGATTTTAAAGTTCTTGAGATAAAAACAAGTGTCTTTGCTGACAACAACATACAAGCCGGAAAGCTTCGTGAAGAATTAAAGGAAAAGAAGGTTTTTCTTCTTAATCTGATGTCCAGTCCCGGAGCCGGGAAGACCACGACTCTGACACGTACGATTAATGCCCTAAAGAATGACTTTAACATTGGTGTTATGGAAGCGGATATTGATTCTGACGTGGATGCCCGTACCATTCAGCAAACTGGTGTAAAGGCTATCCAGCTGCATACCGGTGGTATGTGCCATCTGGATGCGGAAATGACCCGCCAGGGATTAGAGGGACTTGATACAGAAGGTCTTGACCTTGTAATATTAGAAAATGTAGGCAACCTGGTCTGTCCTGCAGAATTTGACACAGGCGCGGTAAAAAATGCTATGATCCTCTCCGTACCGGAAGGAGATGATAAACCTCTAAAATATCCGCTGATGTTTTCTATTTGCGATGTGATACTGATTAACAAGATGGATGTAATGCCGTATTTTAATTTTGATATGGAAAAATGCAAAGCTAATATTAGACTTCGTAATCCCAACGCTGTGATCATACCCATCAGTGCCTTAAAAGATGAAGGTATAAAGGAATGGACCGACTGGTTAAGCAATGCAGTAAAATCCTGGTGTGAATAA
- a CDS encoding ABC transporter substrate-binding protein, which produces MKLRKLAVLSLTVAVALVFSGCTKEQTAEEKGTAASEKSSVSPETVSKSDKSGVTLSFMASQDWIQDAEIDLSKKFTEETGIKVDYQIIPSDQYVNLLMTKLNTGECTDIFGAQSGKFDIKDQINVEKNAVDLSGTKWSSQVEPLVADELSVDGTLYGQPIQDVSSVWAIGYNKQIFKKLNLEIPTDYQSFTQVCDAMAAQGIIPIYECVSDGWHHTLWLPETGVQAETVEPGIVERWNNNEVPFAGNTTLETILNQINDMISKGYWGEDYMSNTYADSAKNIASGKYAMTIANQGFGVEVNKVNPEIAVDDIGYFVIPLADNQTLNVNPAGPARFVFSGSKHAAEAQQYLEFLAREENLTYLTENVGKFNKLPFENAPSMYTETIQDFYNRYDKKGTVLQTAVKYVNPQWSEIGANLSAMIVGEMAPEEVLTSIDEVRAQQAKAASDPAWK; this is translated from the coding sequence ATGAAGTTGAGAAAATTAGCTGTATTGAGTCTGACGGTGGCAGTCGCACTGGTTTTTTCCGGCTGTACGAAGGAGCAGACGGCTGAAGAGAAAGGTACGGCCGCAAGTGAGAAATCTTCAGTAAGTCCTGAGACCGTTTCCAAGTCGGATAAAAGCGGTGTAACACTTTCTTTTATGGCAAGCCAGGACTGGATTCAGGATGCGGAGATTGATCTTTCAAAAAAATTCACAGAAGAGACGGGGATTAAGGTGGATTATCAGATTATCCCTTCCGACCAGTATGTAAATCTCCTGATGACTAAGCTGAACACGGGAGAGTGTACCGATATTTTTGGCGCACAAAGCGGCAAATTTGATATAAAGGATCAGATCAATGTGGAAAAAAATGCGGTTGATTTGTCAGGAACTAAATGGAGCAGCCAGGTTGAGCCGCTGGTTGCCGATGAGCTTTCCGTTGATGGAACATTATATGGACAGCCGATTCAGGACGTATCCTCCGTCTGGGCCATTGGTTATAACAAGCAGATCTTCAAAAAGTTGAATCTGGAAATTCCTACGGACTATCAAAGCTTTACTCAGGTTTGTGATGCAATGGCAGCACAGGGAATTATTCCGATTTATGAATGTGTTTCCGACGGATGGCATCACACCCTTTGGCTGCCTGAGACAGGAGTCCAGGCTGAGACCGTGGAGCCAGGAATTGTGGAAAGATGGAATAATAACGAAGTACCATTTGCTGGCAATACGACACTGGAGACAATTTTAAATCAGATCAATGACATGATATCCAAAGGTTACTGGGGTGAAGATTACATGTCCAATACCTATGCGGATTCTGCAAAAAATATTGCATCCGGTAAGTATGCGATGACAATCGCCAATCAGGGATTTGGTGTGGAGGTCAATAAGGTAAATCCTGAAATTGCAGTTGATGATATCGGATATTTTGTTATTCCGCTCGCTGATAATCAGACACTGAATGTAAATCCGGCGGGACCGGCAAGGTTCGTATTCAGTGGTTCCAAACATGCGGCTGAAGCACAGCAATATCTGGAATTTCTGGCAAGGGAAGAAAATCTGACTTATCTGACTGAAAATGTAGGTAAATTCAATAAGCTGCCCTTTGAGAACGCTCCCAGCATGTATACGGAGACGATTCAGGATTTTTATAACAGATATGATAAGAAAGGGACCGTACTTCAGACAGCCGTAAAATATGTAAATCCGCAATGGAGCGAGATAGGGGCAAATTTATCGGCAATGATTGTTGGAGAGATGGCTCCGGAAGAGGTACTGACTTCCATTGATGAGGTAAGAGCCCAGCAGGCAAAGGCCGCAAGTGATCCGGCATGGAAATGA
- a CDS encoding carbohydrate ABC transporter permease: MNKNKVYPIWFAVAALLVYSILFVLPGVVGIGYSFTDWSSYSDSLKFVGLENFKTVFSAKENYLKIIKNTLAFTLGTTIIKNILGLALAVLLTKSIRLLNFHRGVMFMPSVLSTLILGMIFTSILNPAAGLLNTALRGIGLGALAKPWLTSPDYAFRSVMAVDIWRGTGYIMTILIAGILSISSDYYEACSIDGASGWQKFRFITLPLLLPTLATTTVLNVIYGLKVFDMIYALTNGGPGRATTEVLYTAVFKKFGTGQYAIGTALSSVMFVFMVFIGFFMIRIMTKDEVME, encoded by the coding sequence ATGAATAAAAACAAGGTTTACCCTATATGGTTTGCTGTCGCCGCATTGTTAGTGTACTCAATTTTATTTGTTCTTCCGGGGGTGGTTGGAATCGGATATTCCTTTACTGATTGGTCATCCTATTCAGATAGTCTGAAGTTTGTAGGTTTGGAGAATTTTAAAACGGTTTTTTCAGCAAAGGAAAACTACCTTAAGATTATAAAAAATACTCTGGCATTTACTCTTGGAACAACAATAATAAAAAATATACTGGGACTTGCACTGGCGGTGCTGCTTACAAAGTCCATCCGTCTGCTGAACTTTCATCGAGGAGTGATGTTCATGCCCTCCGTGTTATCGACACTGATATTGGGAATGATCTTTACCTCAATCCTGAATCCTGCAGCAGGGCTTTTAAATACAGCCCTGCGCGGGATAGGGCTTGGAGCCTTGGCAAAGCCTTGGCTCACAAGTCCGGATTATGCCTTTAGATCGGTAATGGCAGTGGATATCTGGAGAGGAACCGGATATATTATGACAATTTTAATCGCCGGGATACTTTCCATTTCTTCTGATTATTATGAAGCCTGCAGTATTGATGGAGCTTCCGGATGGCAGAAATTCCGGTTTATTACACTTCCGCTGCTTCTGCCGACACTGGCGACAACGACTGTTCTGAATGTTATATATGGGCTGAAAGTCTTTGATATGATTTATGCTCTGACAAACGGCGGTCCGGGAAGAGCAACGACGGAGGTGCTCTATACGGCTGTGTTTAAGAAATTCGGTACAGGGCAGTATGCCATTGGTACGGCTTTATCCTCTGTCATGTTTGTGTTTATGGTATTCATCGGATTTTTCATGATACGTATTATGACGAAAGACGAGGTAATGGAATAA